The Methanothermobacter tenebrarum DNA segment GCACCACAAACAAATGGTATCTTAAACTTCTTTTTATCAATGTGGAAGCGTTCATCTGCTGGTGTTAAAACCTCGCTTTCATCTATCATGTCAACGCCAAGGGCCTCGAGTATCTGGGCCTCCACAAAATGGCCTATTCTAACCTTTGCCATAACGGGAATGGTCACTGCATCCATTATCTCCTCTATCTTGTTCGGGTCAGCCATCCTGGCAACCCCACCAGAGGATCTTATATCAGCAGGAACCTTCTCAAGGGCCATTACTGCGACTGCCCCAGCCTCCTCTGCTATAATAGCCTGTTCACTATCTACAACATCCATTATAACGCCGCCCTTGGTCATCTTTGCAAAACCTTTCTTGAGAACTTCTGTACCATGTAACATAAAAATCTGACCCTCCCACTATGATAATCTATAATAGTAAGTTGACTTTGAAAACATATAATATTTCCTCTCACATAATAATTTTGGGGATGTGGGAAATGTATATATAAGATTATCATCTGATAGAAGGAATAGGAGTGATTGTTTTGGTTGGGGAAACATTTACAGGTTCAATATTCTATTCTCATGTTATGCCGGCTATCCTCGGATTTCTGAGCATAATCTTAATCTGTAATGGTATGATGGATGAAAGCAAAAAACAGGTGATAATAGGGGTAGTACTATTTTTTAGCGCGGGACTTTTACCATTTATTATACTACGCGCCGTATTAGGGGTCTAAGAGTTTACCTTCTATTTTTTCTGTGGCCATCTTTGAGGCGAATTCTCCAGCTTCTATTGGTGGTTTTTTCTTCCTCATATGTATGTAGGCTGCCATGTATATGTCCCCTAGTCCTGTTGGGTCGGCTATTCTAGTTGCCGGGACGGCTTTTATCTTCCATATTCTCCCCTTGGAGTATATTATGGAGCCTCTCTCGCCACATGTGATTATAGTCTCTGATGGTCCCATGGATCCTAAAAGCATGGCAGCTTCTATTAGGTTTGGGTTGAAAATCTTGGCCTCTTCTTCGTCGAGGAACACCTTATCAACCATTCCAAGAATCCTCTCAGCATCCTCTGGTGGTCTGAGGGATACTCTACCATCTTCCTCTGTTCTTAGATAACCTTGTAGGCCTAGGTAGACTCTATCTTGTTTTTTTGCTATAAATTCGAGTGTTTGGGTTGGTATGTCAGTTGGTAGTAGTGGATTTAGGAGTATGGCATCCCATCTGTTTCTGATCAGTTTTTTTATATCATTGGTTTTGATGATGTTCTTTGCGAAATTTGATTTTTGTATCCTCTTTTCGTGGTTGAGGTATATGTTTTCAAATTTTAGTGTATTATTTTTCCAAAGGGGTATTATTCTTGTCTCTGGGGGGAACTCTTCTAGGAGTTTTTTGTCTTCCTTTGAGAGCGTTATGATACTTGTGTGTTCTATTCCAAGTTTTGAGAAGACCTTCGATTGGTAGTATACTGGTCCGCCTATTTTTAAGATTTCTTTGCCTTGTATGATGTTCTTGTCTCGGGTTATTGGGCCTATTAATAGGTATCCCAACTGGGTTCACCTTATATGTAATGGGATTTTTCCTTGGTGGAGTGCTGTGCCAGCAAGTATTTTCTTGATGCCTATGGATGATAATAGTGGTATGTCTTGGAGTTTTATACCCCCACCTGGGATTATGTCAAATTTTATGAATTTTTTTATGAGTTTTTTATTGATGCCTTTTTGTGTGCCTACCCTTGTCAAATCTAGTAATATGACTTCTCCAGGGTCTAGTTGGAGTAGGATGTCCTTGAATTCTTCTAGTGTCATGTTTAGGTTTTTGGAGTATAGTTGGCCGTTTTTTGTATCGATGCTCACCACTATCCTTGATTTGGGGAAAACTTTAAAAATCTTTTTTAATTCGTTAATGTCTTTTAGGGTTTCTGTCGCGACTATGACTTGCCATGCTATGTTTAAACCGAATTTAAAACTCTTGAAGTCTTGGACTCCGAAATCTAGCATCACTGGTATTATATGGTTTATCTCCTGGATAAGTTGGATGTTGGAGCCTTGGCCTGTGATAGCGTCAAGGTCAGCTATATATATTCTCCGGGCCCCTGCCCTCTTTAGGGATAATGCTATCTCTATGGGGTCTGGAGATGCTGAGAATATGCTCTCTAGTGGCTTGTATTCTTCTCTTTTCCCGGATTTGCCCGAGACTGCTAATGAGCCCATCAGATCCAAAACTGGTATAACTTCTATCATGTTAGGTTCCTTGTACCATGATAAGTTTACCTGTCTGGGGATCCTGGTAGACTGTGCCTAATTGTACCATGCCCGAGCCGGATCCAGAGACAACCTCTGGGGTGGTGTTAAGTTCCTTTCCTTGTTGTATTTCAACTACTTGTTTTATGGCTTGCATGGCTGCCTGGCGTTCCTCTGGTGACATATTGGAGAATACAACACTTTGCATGTTCCATGAGATTACTAGGAATATTAGGAAGCCCACTGAGAGTACTAGCATTGCATCTACTATGTTGGCTGATCCTGCCATGGGGTCTTCTTCATTTTGATCTCCAAGTAGCCTCCGCCGTCTTCGGCGTAGCATCTTTCATCACCTCTAGTATTGTCTCTGCTAATGCTTCTAGGTTGGAGAGGTATTCTTCGTACCATCTTCTTCTTATCTTTGATATGACATATGATATTCCTCCTGCTGCGAGGCCCACTACTGTGGTGTCGAAGGCTACGATTATTGCCTGTGCTAGTGTTTGTATGTCTCCTGCTCCGAGGGCTGCTAGTCCTGGGCCCATGGGTATGAGTGTTCCCATAAGTCCTAGTGTGGGTCCGAGTCTTGTTATTATGTCGGTCTTTTCTAGGCTTTTGGCGATTTTTAGTTCTTCTGCTTCTATGAGTTTCCTTGCGAGCGCTTCTCTTGTATTTGAGTTTAAATTTGTTGTTTTCGCGATTTCTGTGAGTATCTCTTTTTGGCTTTCTGGGATTTTTAGGGGTTCTATTATTTCTGTTATCTTTTCTGGGTTGCCCGGGTTTGACATTGAGAATATGGCATTTTTTATCTCATTTACTTCGATTTTTATCCTGTTTGAGTATTCTGAGAGTAGGCCGCCTAGTGATATTATGGCATAGCCCATGAATAGTAGTAGTCCTACTATGACTGGTATTAGTAGGCTTTGGGAGACTACGTGGAGGGCTGCGCTTAGTATTTCGCTGCCCGGTACTGCGACCATCGTATATCACCTCATTTAGTTTATTAGTGTGCTATTTTTCCTGTTTATGAATATTCCAAATCCTATAAGGATTATGGCGCCTATTATAGCATATGCTAATGTTTGGGGGTTTGGTATTGTGATGGGACTCATCTTTGATGATAGTACGCTGTTTATGTTGGGTAGGACTATGGCTGATGCTAAGAAGTATAGGCCTGCGAATAGCATGAAGTTGCCTAATAGTATTGGGTATGGTTTTTTGGAGGCTTTTGCTATGATTTTTGAGGTTAGGTAGAATATTGCTATGAATATTCCTAATAGGATTGCGGCGTATTTTCCTATTGTGAGTGCTGTGGCCCCTATTAGTGGTGCTATTAGTATTATGCTGAGGGTTACGGCTCCGAAGCAGCATGGGCATGGTGCTATCATCGCCAGGCAGGTGGTTGTGGCTGTATTTTTTTGGTGTTGTTTCCATTCTTTGATGGTGTATGCTCCGGCTACTATTAGGATCGTTGCCATTGTTATTGTCATGATGGAGGCGTATTCTGTGAAGTATTGGTGTAATGTTTCCATGTAGGGGTTTGCCAGGGCAGAGAGTCCTAGTATACCAGTTGCATAGGCTACTGTTATGGTTGCTGCCTTTTTCTTGGAGAGTCCTGCGAGTCCCATTGCCAGCCCTATTTTGGCGCCGAAGAGTAGTATGACTGAAAGTATCCCTGCTTCCCATAGGATGTTTGCGAGATCCAATTTTTTCACCCTTTTCAAATTATATAATATTTAATATATAAATTGTATTATTACTATATGGGCTGATTTAAGGCCCACCGTAATAACACTTTTCAATTATACTTAAGCAAAATTAAAATATTTTTTAATATAAATTTTTTGCCACAATAGGAGGGAACAACCATGGAATTCATCATAAAAACACAAAAAGGCCTAGAAGGAACCGCAGCATCCTACATACAAGAAAAACTCAAAAATGCAAACACCTGGATAACACCAGAAGGCTACTCAGGCCTAATCATACTAAAAACATCAGATAAAAAAGCCACAGAAAAACTCCAAACCATCCCAGAAATAGAAAGAACCATCCCAGTAAACTACAAAACAAAATCCAAAATAGAAAAAATCCTAGAAAAAGCGGAGAAAATAGCAGAACACATAAAAGAGGGTGAAACATTCGCAGTTAAAACAAAAAGAAGAGGAAAACACAAGTTCACAAGTCCACAAGTAAACAAAAAACTCGGAGAAAAAATACTAAAATTAACAAACGCCACAGTAGACCTCAACTTCCCAGAAAAGATAATACAAGTCGAAATAATCGGAGAAAACACTTACATATCCATCAAAAAAGGCGAAAAATGGAAAAAATACACACCAGAAAAAGAAAACGCAAGAAACCTATTCCACAAAACAACAATAATCCAAATGCCATACTGGGGCAAACCACAAATAGTCAGAAAATTCGGGGAAAAAATAGGAAGAGCAGCCCAAGCCTACGAAATCAAAGAACTCATAATAGCCCCAAAAGAAAAAATGGACGCACAACAATTAGCAGAATTCATACAAGGGATAAAAAAAGGGCAAAAATCAAGATACATGATACAAAAAGAAGCATACCCATGGCCCACAAAGAAGGTCCCAATAAGCCTATGGGACCTCTACCAGGCAATAAGGGACAAAAAAAGGAAAAACAGGACAATAATAATAACAGACCCCAAAGGAAAAACAATAAACACGATAAAAGAAAACCTGAAAAAAGACTTGAGAAAATCAAAAGAAATAATCATACTCATAGGATCAAGAGAAGGAATACCCCGAGGACTGTTCAAATTCGCAGACTATATAATAGACTTAACACCCTACATAACCTTCGCGACAGAACATGCAATACCAGCCACCCTCACAACACTCTACCAAATATACACCAAAAAAATAGGATATTACAGCCGCCAATGAAAAAAAGAACATGCAGTTGAAAGTAAATTAAGCAAATTTGGTCAACATTTTACTTCAAAGAATGGGAAAACAGCACCTTAAGCTTTTGATCAAGAAAATCTAGGTCTCATCATCCTACAAAATCAATTTTCTTCTAAAAAAATTAAAAATTAACAATTTGAAATAATAAACAGCCTTTTTTTCTCTTGGAAATTATATTTAAACGCGAAAACTTCGCTCTTAAAATAAGACCCGATAACAGATAGTGTGGCATTCCATAGGCACCTTAATCAGAAATGAGAGCCAAAAAAACATCCTAGGGGATGTATTGGCCATATATTTTTACTTTTTGCCCACATTCTGGGCATCATCGATCCTATAATCTAAAATTGTCGCCGGTACAAGTGCATCAATAAACCATAAAAGAAAGCTTGTTGTAGGCATTTCACCAACAAGACACACAATACTTAATAATCCGGGTAATAATACCAAAGTAATAATATTTTCCTGTCCTATAAATCTGTTAACTTCCTTAGTAGATCCTAACTAGGCAAATTTTTACCTGGAAACTCCTCCAATCTTTTTAAGCCCATCAATAAAACCATGTCTTTATAGTAAAGTTTACACATTAACTTTTTTGGTCAAAAAAAGAAAAAGGAAAAACTAGATTTTTCCACGCCCCCCAAGGAAATATCCCACGCCAACAAGAACCACAAGGACTATGATACCAGCAACCGCATACACCGGCAGTCCAGCGCTTGCCCCGGACGTTCCACCAACTTTACTCACCTCATAAACTCCGCCAGAAGTCCCTGGACCTGTACCTCCCACAGCTCCTGCAGCTGCTCCTACTGCTCCTGTTACTCCAGCCATTGCACCCATAGAACCTGCACTTGTCCCCTGCGTTCCTGTACCTGGAGTTCCTGTGTAACCCGGTGTCGGCCCGGGCTGTCCCGGGACACTTGGAGCCCCCGGAGTTCCTGGCTGCCCTGGCGATCCAGAAGATGCAAAGGCACTGTTTTGCGTGGCACCATAAATTCTTGCTTTAACCCCAGTTAAAAGATTAGGATTCACATACTGCATAGCCCACTGTATCATAGCAATGTTTCCACAGCTACAATCACAACATGAAACACCATATTGTGAAATTGCCGAAGCCCACATATTAGTTATGCTTCTAAGAGTATTCTCATCAGTTTTCCAATAACCAGTATATATAGCGTTTAGCATAGTGGCAGTAGCGCTTATCATAGCATATGCTCTGTTACCACTTGAAAGCCAATTTGTAACCCCAATACCATAACTGTCCCGTAAATATACATTGTATGTTGTCTGCCATAATGAACTGTAAAATTGTTGTGAAGAACCCACTCCACTCGTATATGATGATCTTGTAACTGTCCATCCCCACAAGTTAGAAATAAACTTTCTACTAATGTATCTGCCAGTAGGGTCGCTTTGCATCATGCCCTTGATCCATTCAGGGTTAAAGTAACGGGTTGCTGCTTCCTGACTTATGAAGCTCTCAATTGTCAATGCTTTGGGCGTGGCCTTGTTACCATAACTTAGAACATACATTGTTGGCGCGCGACCATTCACTCTTTCTATTGCGAGTGAAAGTCCACCCCAGTAATCAAAGAAGTCATCATTGTCCAGGACACCATAGAGGTTAGTGTTTCTGCTCGTGTATACTGTTCCAACACCGGTAAGCGCTCTTTTAAAGACTAGTGGATTGGATGCTCCCCAATAATTACTTGAGTATATGTTACCCATCCTGTTAAGATAGAAATCTGCAAGTTGCATTCTGTCTTGCCATGTCCAACTTAATTGTATGCTTTTACTGATTCCTGCTCCGTAATCGTTTTCTGGTGGGGCGAATATCCTTGAAATCGCATATTCCCCTGCGATCTCCGCTGTCATGTTAAGTGACATATAATATTCGAAGTCTTCAACCCAATGTTTAGCAACATAATTGTAATCTAATGGTTCGTCACCAACACCATAAAATCCAACCGGCCCCAATACATAATCTAGGGCTTTTTCTATTTTGTCACCGTATTTTTGTTTAAGTGTTTTATTATCTAGGATCGTATAGTATGATCTGGCCAAAGCTACTCTGAATGCTTTATCTAATAATCCGGCTTGCCTGCTGTAAAGATCCCTGAATAGGCCAGTTGTTATAATTACCACATCGATTCTCTTTTTCTTCCATCCTTCTGGGCGCACTAGTTTTTCGAGTTCAACATATTTTGGCATCTCTTTGAGTTTAGCACCCCCTACACCAGCACTTGGAGAATCTGACCAATCAGGTTCCATTCCAAGCAATACTAATACCATTGACACCAATGCAGCATCATCACGTGCTGTTTCAGTGCAGAATATTCCAACAGCTATCTTTTCCACTGTATCATTAAAGTTCTGAAGTGTTAATAACGCCAAGGTTTTACCATATTCAAATGAACTCTTCGTAGGTATTTCGGCAGCCTGATCCTGGAAGAAATTCCTACCAGTTGGCAAGGCATCAGGGTTGCTCACTGGATCGTTACCGGGCCCTGGTGGAATATAACCACAATTCAAAGCATCTAATAAACTTTCTATTTCAGCATTTATACTTTCATATACTTTCTTCACATATTCCTGGGCTAATTCTAATGCCCTTCTTAGACTCTTTGTTGGCCTATCAGTTAGATTGTTGAGTGTTGCATTCAAGCCATTGTTGATTATGCTCTTCACAGTTTCAATACATTTTTCTTGTACTTTCTCCTTTTGTATGTTAGTGAGGTTTCCATAGGATTTTCCATAGACTAGGAGGGCTATTTCATCCTGTAATGTTGTCTCTTCTGTGGTGGAAACTGGGAATGGTACTGAGAGTATTGACGAAACTAGCATGGACACTTCATCTTCTGTCCAATTCTTGCCAATAGCATGTAGACCATGAGGATGTAACGTATTCTGGATTAGTCCAAGGTAATCTTCTATTGTTTCGACTAGTTCATCCCCGTCTAGTTTGTTGAGTGAGACCCCCATTGTCATTTCTATGAGTGTTGTTAGATTATTATCTGTTATTGTTTTCCTTATTTTATCGATTATTTCAGTCCTCGTTGATTCATCAGCAACGTCATACTGACTCACCAAAGCTGCAAGTGAAGCGTAT contains these protein-coding regions:
- a CDS encoding MotA/TolQ/ExbB proton channel family protein — encoded protein: MVAVPGSEILSAALHVVSQSLLIPVIVGLLLFMGYAIISLGGLLSEYSNRIKIEVNEIKNAIFSMSNPGNPEKITEIIEPLKIPESQKEILTEIAKTTNLNSNTREALARKLIEAEELKIAKSLEKTDIITRLGPTLGLMGTLIPMGPGLAALGAGDIQTLAQAIIVAFDTTVVGLAAGGISYVISKIRRRWYEEYLSNLEALAETILEVMKDATPKTAEATWRSK
- a CDS encoding SPOUT family RNA methylase, coding for MEFIIKTQKGLEGTAASYIQEKLKNANTWITPEGYSGLIILKTSDKKATEKLQTIPEIERTIPVNYKTKSKIEKILEKAEKIAEHIKEGETFAVKTKRRGKHKFTSPQVNKKLGEKILKLTNATVDLNFPEKIIQVEIIGENTYISIKKGEKWKKYTPEKENARNLFHKTTIIQMPYWGKPQIVRKFGEKIGRAAQAYEIKELIIAPKEKMDAQQLAEFIQGIKKGQKSRYMIQKEAYPWPTKKVPISLWDLYQAIRDKKRKNRTIIITDPKGKTINTIKENLKKDLRKSKEIIILIGSREGIPRGLFKFADYIIDLTPYITFATEHAIPATLTTLYQIYTKKIGYYSRQ
- a CDS encoding HisA/HisF family protein gives rise to the protein MIEVIPVLDLMGSLAVSGKSGKREEYKPLESIFSASPDPIEIALSLKRAGARRIYIADLDAITGQGSNIQLIQEINHIIPVMLDFGVQDFKSFKFGLNIAWQVIVATETLKDINELKKIFKVFPKSRIVVSIDTKNGQLYSKNLNMTLEEFKDILLQLDPGEVILLDLTRVGTQKGINKKLIKKFIKFDIIPGGGIKLQDIPLLSSIGIKKILAGTALHQGKIPLHIR
- a CDS encoding PfkB family carbohydrate kinase, with protein sequence MGYLLIGPITRDKNIIQGKEILKIGGPVYYQSKVFSKLGIEHTSIITLSKEDKKLLEEFPPETRIIPLWKNNTLKFENIYLNHEKRIQKSNFAKNIIKTNDIKKLIRNRWDAILLNPLLPTDIPTQTLEFIAKKQDRVYLGLQGYLRTEEDGRVSLRPPEDAERILGMVDKVFLDEEEAKIFNPNLIEAAMLLGSMGPSETIITCGERGSIIYSKGRIWKIKAVPATRIADPTGLGDIYMAAYIHMRKKKPPIEAGEFASKMATEKIEGKLLDP
- a CDS encoding DUF2162 domain-containing protein, which translates into the protein MDLANILWEAGILSVILLFGAKIGLAMGLAGLSKKKAATITVAYATGILGLSALANPYMETLHQYFTEYASIMTITMATILIVAGAYTIKEWKQHQKNTATTTCLAMIAPCPCCFGAVTLSIILIAPLIGATALTIGKYAAILLGIFIAIFYLTSKIIAKASKKPYPILLGNFMLFAGLYFLASAIVLPNINSVLSSKMSPITIPNPQTLAYAIIGAIILIGFGIFINRKNSTLIN
- a CDS encoding DUF2149 domain-containing protein — encoded protein: MLRRRRRRLLGDQNEEDPMAGSANIVDAMLVLSVGFLIFLVISWNMQSVVFSNMSPEERQAAMQAIKQVVEIQQGKELNTTPEVVSGSGSGMVQLGTVYQDPQTGKLIMVQGT